In Rhododendron vialii isolate Sample 1 chromosome 9a, ASM3025357v1, the following are encoded in one genomic region:
- the LOC131301893 gene encoding auxin efflux carrier component 7-like isoform X2, with translation MITWHDLYNVLTAVIPLYVAMILAYGSVRWWKIFSPDQCSGINRFVAIFAVPLLSFHFISTNDPYAMNFRFIAADTLQKLIMLVLLTAWASLSRNGSLEWMITIFSLSTLPNTLVMGIPLLIAMYGDYSGTLMVQIVVLQCIIWYTLLLFLFEYRGAKMLIMEQFPETAASIVSFKVESDVVSLDGHDFLETDAEIGDDGKLHVTVRKSNASRRSLGGHGNNNYLGLTPRPSNLTGAEIYSLSSSRNPTPRGSNFNHSDFYSMMGFPGGRLSNFGPADMYSVQSSRGPTPRPSNFEENCVAGAQAMSSPRFGYFPAPPVPGSYPAPNPEIANAVPIKGLKNQGQQVAQPQQQIIKAGSNDAKELHMFVWSSSASPVSEGGGLHVFGSNEYGASTEQSGRSDHGAKEIRMLVSDHPQNGENKEEFGGEDFSFGGAGDRGGEEEREKEGPIGLSKLGSSSTAELHPKVAGGNHSGAGKQMPPASVMTRLILIMVWRKLIRNPNTYSSIIGLAWSLISYRWHVAMPAIIKHSISILSDAGLGMAMFSLGLFMALQPKIIACGNSVATFAMAVRFLTGPAVMAVASIVVGLRGTLLHVAIVQAALPQGIVPFVFAKEYNVHPAILSTAVIFGMLIALPITLVYYILLGL, from the exons ATGATTACTTGGCACGACCTGTACAACGTGCTGACGGCGGTGATCCCCCTCTACGTGGCGATGATCCTCGCCTACGGATCCGTGCGGTGGTGGAAGATCTTCAGCCCCGACCAGTGCTCCGGCATCAACCGCTTCGTGGCCATCTTCGCTGTCCCGCTCCTCTCCTTCCACTTCATCTCCACCAACGACCCTTACGCCATGAACTTCCGCTTCATCGCCGCCGACACCCTCCAGAAGCTCATCATGCTCGTCCTCCTCACCGCCTGGGCCAGCCTCTCCCGGAACGGCAGCCTCGAGTGGATGATCACCATCTTCTCCCTCTCCACCCTCCCCAACACCCTCGTTATGGGCATCCCCCTCCTCATAGCCATGTACGGCGACTACTCCGGCACCCTCATGGTCCAGATCGTTGTCCTCCAGTGCATCATCTG GTACACCCTCCTGCTCTTCCTCTTCGAGTACCGCGGCGCGAAGATGCTAATAATGGAGCAGTTCCCAGAGACGGCCGCCTCGATCGTGTCCTTCAAGGTCGAGTCCGACGTCGTTTCCCTCGACGGCCACGATTTTCTCGAGACCGACGCGGAGATTGGGGACGACGGGAAGCTGCACGTGACGGTGAGGAAGTCGAACGCGTCGAGGCGGTCGTTGGGCGGGCACGGGAACAATAACTACTTGGGGCTGACGCCGCGGCCGTCAAATCTCACGGGAGCCGAGATTTACAGTCTCAGCTCGTCGAGGAACCCGACGCCGCGGGGGTCGAACTTTAACCACTCGGATTTCTACTCCATGATGGGGTTTCCCGGAGGGAGGTTGTCCAACTTCGGACCGGCCGACATGTACTCGGTTCAATCGTCGAGAGGGCCCACGCCGAGGCCGTCCAACTTCGAAGAAAACTGCGTGGCCGGGGCGCAGGCTATGAGCTCGCCGAGGTTCGGGTACTTTCCCGCGCCACCGGTGCCCGGTTCTTACCCGGCGCCTAATCCGGAAATTGCGAATGCGGTTCCCATCAAGGGTTTGAAAAATCAAGGCCAGCAAGTCGCGCAGCCGCAGCAGCAGATTATCAAGGCAGGGAGCAACGACGCCAAGGAGCTTCACATGTTTGTGTGGAGCTCTAGCGCGTCACCCGTGTCAGAAGGCGGTGGGCTGCACGTGTTCGGTAGCAACGAGTACGGCGCGTCGACGGAGCAGTCCGGACGGTCCGATCACGGCGCCAAGGAAATCAGGATGTTGGTCTCTGATCACCCGCAAAATGGGGAGAACAAAG AGGAGTTTGGTGGGGAGGACTTCAGCTTTGGTGGTGCCGGAGAtagaggaggagaggaggagagagaaaaggagggaCCCATTGGCCTCTCAAAGCTGGGGTCCAGCTCCACGGCTGAGCTACATCCTAAAGTTGCGGGCGGTAACCATTCTGGCGCCGGAAAACAGATGCCTCCGGCAAGTGTCATGACCCGTCTGATCTTGATCATGGTTTGGCGTAAGCTTATCCGAAACCCCAACACCTACTCGAGCATCATTGGCCTAGCTTGGTCTCTAATCTCGTACCG gTGGCATGTGGCTATGCCGGCAATAATAAAGCACTCAATTTCGATACTCTCAGATGCTGGTCTTGGAATGGCTATGTTCAGCCTAG GCCTGTTTATGGCTCTTCAACCCAAGATAATCGCATGTGGGAATTCGGTCGCCACGTTCGCCATGGCCGTGAGGTTCCTCACCGGCCCGGCTGTGATGGCCGTGGCTTCCATTGTCGTTGGCCTCCGCGGGACCCTCCTTCACGTCGCCATTGTGCAG GCCGCACTTCCACAAGGGATCGTTCCATTTGTTTTCGCGAAAGAATATAACGTTCATCCCGCAATTCTTAGCACTGC GGTTATCTTTGGAATGTTGATTGCATTGCCAATCACTCTAGTGTACTACATACTTCTCGGATTATGA
- the LOC131301893 gene encoding auxin efflux carrier component 7-like isoform X1, which translates to MITWHDLYNVLTAVIPLYVAMILAYGSVRWWKIFSPDQCSGINRFVAIFAVPLLSFHFISTNDPYAMNFRFIAADTLQKLIMLVLLTAWASLSRNGSLEWMITIFSLSTLPNTLVMGIPLLIAMYGDYSGTLMVQIVVLQCIIWYTLLLFLFEYRGAKMLIMEQFPETAASIVSFKVESDVVSLDGHDFLETDAEIGDDGKLHVTVRKSNASRRSLGGHGNNNYLGLTPRPSNLTGAEIYSLSSSRNPTPRGSNFNHSDFYSMMGFPGGRLSNFGPADMYSVQSSRGPTPRPSNFEENCVAGAQAMSSPRFGYFPAPPVPGSYPAPNPEIANAVPIKGLKNQGQQVAQPQQQIIKAGSNDAKELHMFVWSSSASPVSEGGGLHVFGSNEYGASTEQSGRSDHGAKEIRMLVSDHPQNGENKVMPGTEEFGGEDFSFGGAGDRGGEEEREKEGPIGLSKLGSSSTAELHPKVAGGNHSGAGKQMPPASVMTRLILIMVWRKLIRNPNTYSSIIGLAWSLISYRWHVAMPAIIKHSISILSDAGLGMAMFSLGLFMALQPKIIACGNSVATFAMAVRFLTGPAVMAVASIVVGLRGTLLHVAIVQAALPQGIVPFVFAKEYNVHPAILSTAVIFGMLIALPITLVYYILLGL; encoded by the exons ATGATTACTTGGCACGACCTGTACAACGTGCTGACGGCGGTGATCCCCCTCTACGTGGCGATGATCCTCGCCTACGGATCCGTGCGGTGGTGGAAGATCTTCAGCCCCGACCAGTGCTCCGGCATCAACCGCTTCGTGGCCATCTTCGCTGTCCCGCTCCTCTCCTTCCACTTCATCTCCACCAACGACCCTTACGCCATGAACTTCCGCTTCATCGCCGCCGACACCCTCCAGAAGCTCATCATGCTCGTCCTCCTCACCGCCTGGGCCAGCCTCTCCCGGAACGGCAGCCTCGAGTGGATGATCACCATCTTCTCCCTCTCCACCCTCCCCAACACCCTCGTTATGGGCATCCCCCTCCTCATAGCCATGTACGGCGACTACTCCGGCACCCTCATGGTCCAGATCGTTGTCCTCCAGTGCATCATCTG GTACACCCTCCTGCTCTTCCTCTTCGAGTACCGCGGCGCGAAGATGCTAATAATGGAGCAGTTCCCAGAGACGGCCGCCTCGATCGTGTCCTTCAAGGTCGAGTCCGACGTCGTTTCCCTCGACGGCCACGATTTTCTCGAGACCGACGCGGAGATTGGGGACGACGGGAAGCTGCACGTGACGGTGAGGAAGTCGAACGCGTCGAGGCGGTCGTTGGGCGGGCACGGGAACAATAACTACTTGGGGCTGACGCCGCGGCCGTCAAATCTCACGGGAGCCGAGATTTACAGTCTCAGCTCGTCGAGGAACCCGACGCCGCGGGGGTCGAACTTTAACCACTCGGATTTCTACTCCATGATGGGGTTTCCCGGAGGGAGGTTGTCCAACTTCGGACCGGCCGACATGTACTCGGTTCAATCGTCGAGAGGGCCCACGCCGAGGCCGTCCAACTTCGAAGAAAACTGCGTGGCCGGGGCGCAGGCTATGAGCTCGCCGAGGTTCGGGTACTTTCCCGCGCCACCGGTGCCCGGTTCTTACCCGGCGCCTAATCCGGAAATTGCGAATGCGGTTCCCATCAAGGGTTTGAAAAATCAAGGCCAGCAAGTCGCGCAGCCGCAGCAGCAGATTATCAAGGCAGGGAGCAACGACGCCAAGGAGCTTCACATGTTTGTGTGGAGCTCTAGCGCGTCACCCGTGTCAGAAGGCGGTGGGCTGCACGTGTTCGGTAGCAACGAGTACGGCGCGTCGACGGAGCAGTCCGGACGGTCCGATCACGGCGCCAAGGAAATCAGGATGTTGGTCTCTGATCACCCGCAAAATGGGGAGAACAAAG TAATGCCGGGAACAGAGGAGTTTGGTGGGGAGGACTTCAGCTTTGGTGGTGCCGGAGAtagaggaggagaggaggagagagaaaaggagggaCCCATTGGCCTCTCAAAGCTGGGGTCCAGCTCCACGGCTGAGCTACATCCTAAAGTTGCGGGCGGTAACCATTCTGGCGCCGGAAAACAGATGCCTCCGGCAAGTGTCATGACCCGTCTGATCTTGATCATGGTTTGGCGTAAGCTTATCCGAAACCCCAACACCTACTCGAGCATCATTGGCCTAGCTTGGTCTCTAATCTCGTACCG gTGGCATGTGGCTATGCCGGCAATAATAAAGCACTCAATTTCGATACTCTCAGATGCTGGTCTTGGAATGGCTATGTTCAGCCTAG GCCTGTTTATGGCTCTTCAACCCAAGATAATCGCATGTGGGAATTCGGTCGCCACGTTCGCCATGGCCGTGAGGTTCCTCACCGGCCCGGCTGTGATGGCCGTGGCTTCCATTGTCGTTGGCCTCCGCGGGACCCTCCTTCACGTCGCCATTGTGCAG GCCGCACTTCCACAAGGGATCGTTCCATTTGTTTTCGCGAAAGAATATAACGTTCATCCCGCAATTCTTAGCACTGC GGTTATCTTTGGAATGTTGATTGCATTGCCAATCACTCTAGTGTACTACATACTTCTCGGATTATGA